The following coding sequences are from one Fusobacteriaceae bacterium window:
- the metA gene encoding homoserine O-succinyltransferase: MPIIIPENLPANKILKSENIFVMSYKRSVRQDIRPLEILILNLMPTKIETETQLLRLLGNTPLQVNVTLLRVSGHKAKNTSEDHLTTFYKEFSDIEDRKFDGFIITGAPVEHLPFEEVEYWDELTRIFDYSSANVTNTLHVCWGAQAALYHHYGIGKRPLPEKKFGVFPCTIARKSRNKLLRGFDEIFLTPHSRHTTVDTAAVENEKRLTILSKTADGDVNIVISKDQSRIFVTGHLEYDRDTLNREYLRDVEKGLPIAIPLNYFKDDDPRREIPVRWRSHAHLLFSNWLNYFVYQETPYKIERI, translated from the coding sequence ATGCCCATTATTATCCCAGAAAATTTACCGGCAAATAAAATTTTGAAGAGCGAAAACATCTTCGTCATGAGTTACAAGCGCTCGGTCCGGCAGGATATCCGCCCGCTGGAAATCCTGATTCTGAACCTCATGCCCACAAAAATCGAGACGGAAACCCAGTTGTTGCGTCTCTTGGGAAATACCCCGCTGCAGGTGAACGTGACGCTCCTGAGAGTCTCGGGCCACAAGGCGAAAAATACCAGCGAAGACCATTTGACGACCTTTTACAAGGAATTTTCCGATATCGAGGACAGAAAATTCGACGGTTTTATCATTACCGGCGCGCCCGTGGAGCATCTCCCCTTTGAGGAGGTGGAATACTGGGACGAGCTCACAAGAATCTTCGACTATTCCAGTGCAAACGTAACCAATACGCTCCATGTCTGTTGGGGCGCGCAGGCGGCCCTTTACCATCACTACGGAATCGGAAAGCGCCCGCTCCCCGAAAAGAAGTTTGGCGTCTTCCCCTGTACGATCGCGCGAAAATCCAGAAACAAGCTGCTACGAGGTTTTGACGAAATCTTCCTCACGCCCCACTCCCGGCATACCACCGTCGATACTGCCGCCGTGGAAAATGAAAAGCGCCTGACGATCCTTTCCAAAACGGCCGACGGCGACGTCAACATCGTGATCTCCAAAGACCAGAGCCGAATCTTTGTGACCGGACACCTGGAATATGACAGAGATACGCTCAATCGCGAATATCTGCGGGACGTGGAAAAGGGGCTGCCCATCGCGATTCCTCTCAATTATTTCAAGGACGACGACCCCAGGAGAGAGATTCCCGTCCGCTGGCGGAGTCACGCCCATTTGCTTTTTTCCAACTGGCTCAATTATTTCGTCTATCAAGAGACGCCCTACAAAATCGAGCGGATTTAG
- a CDS encoding O-acetylhomoserine aminocarboxypropyltransferase/cysteine synthase — MSTAYKFETLQLHAGQVPDPATTARAVPIYQTSSYVFHNTTHAANLFGLKELGYIYTRIGNPTNDVLEQRITALEGGVGALSLSSGAAAVTYAILTVARSGDEILSSKNIYGGTYNLFANTIEDFGITAKFFDPGKLDEVQGLITDKTKAIFIESIGNPNADILDFEKLVEIAHKNGIPVIIDGTFSPYLFKPFDHGIDILVHSATKFIGGHGTTIGGLLVDSGKFNWKGNPRFPNFNTPDPGYHGLVYADLGAPAFILKARVKLLRDTGSIASPFNSFLLLQGLETLSLRIERHVENALKVAQYLEKHPKVKAVHYPGLDSSPYKALREKYFPKGAGSIFTFELKGGRDAGVKFIEALKLFSLLANVGDAKSLVIHPASTTHSQLSEKDLLDQGIEPGTIRLSVGIEHIDDILADLEQALAQV; from the coding sequence ATGTCTACAGCTTACAAATTCGAAACACTGCAACTCCACGCGGGGCAGGTCCCCGATCCCGCGACGACCGCAAGGGCCGTCCCCATTTACCAGACTTCGTCCTACGTATTCCACAACACGACCCACGCGGCCAATCTGTTCGGGCTCAAGGAATTGGGTTACATTTACACGCGGATCGGCAATCCCACCAATGACGTTTTGGAACAGAGAATCACGGCCCTTGAAGGGGGCGTCGGCGCCTTGTCCCTGTCATCGGGCGCGGCCGCCGTCACTTACGCGATCCTGACCGTGGCTCGCTCGGGCGACGAGATTCTGTCCTCGAAAAATATCTACGGGGGAACGTACAATCTTTTCGCCAATACCATTGAGGATTTCGGAATCACGGCCAAATTTTTCGACCCCGGAAAGCTCGATGAGGTGCAAGGCCTGATCACCGACAAGACCAAGGCGATCTTTATCGAAAGTATCGGCAATCCCAACGCCGACATCCTCGATTTCGAGAAATTGGTGGAAATTGCCCACAAAAACGGAATTCCCGTTATTATCGACGGCACATTTTCCCCGTACCTCTTCAAACCCTTTGATCACGGGATCGATATCCTCGTACACTCCGCCACGAAATTTATCGGCGGTCACGGAACCACCATCGGGGGCTTGCTGGTAGACAGCGGGAAATTCAACTGGAAGGGAAATCCGAGATTCCCCAATTTTAATACGCCCGATCCCGGCTATCACGGCCTCGTGTACGCGGATCTGGGGGCCCCCGCCTTTATCCTGAAGGCTCGCGTAAAGCTCTTGCGCGATACGGGTTCCATCGCGTCTCCCTTCAACTCCTTCCTGCTGCTGCAAGGTCTGGAAACCCTGTCCCTGCGGATCGAGCGGCATGTGGAAAACGCCCTCAAAGTGGCGCAGTACCTTGAAAAGCATCCGAAAGTCAAAGCGGTCCATTATCCGGGTCTGGATTCCAGCCCCTACAAGGCCCTGCGGGAAAAATATTTCCCCAAGGGCGCTGGCTCCATATTTACCTTTGAGCTCAAAGGCGGACGGGACGCGGGCGTGAAATTCATCGAGGCGCTGAAGCTGTTTTCGCTTTTGGCCAACGTGGGCGACGCCAAGTCTCTCGTGATCCATCCGGCCTCGACGACCCACAGTCAGCTTTCGGAAAAGGATCTTCTCGATCAGGGGATCGAACCCGGCACAATCCGGCTTTCCGTAGGCATCGAACATATCGACGACATCCTGGCCGACCTTGAACAGGCCCTGGCCCAGGTATAA
- a CDS encoding MetQ/NlpA family ABC transporter substrate-binding protein, with product MKKILLLLALTLSLAAFAGKLKVGASPVPHAELLNLVKDDLKAQGVDLEVIEINDYVTPNLLLADGSLDLNYFQSQPYLDKFAEERKLNLVGFGKIHVEPLGFYSKKYKKVEDIPEGATITIPNDPTNEGRALILFHSKGLIKLKDPTNLYATEFDIVENPKKFVFKTLEAAQLPRALDDADATIINGNYAIPAGLKPDRDALFLEDKDSPYANLLTSRPGDENKEDVQKLVKALQSEKVRKYILDNYNGGVVPAF from the coding sequence ATGAAAAAAATTCTGTTGTTACTGGCGCTGACGCTATCTCTGGCGGCCTTCGCGGGGAAACTGAAAGTCGGCGCGTCCCCGGTTCCCCACGCGGAACTGCTGAATCTCGTGAAAGACGACCTCAAAGCCCAGGGCGTCGACCTTGAAGTCATTGAGATCAACGACTACGTAACGCCCAATCTGCTTTTGGCCGACGGATCTCTGGACCTCAATTATTTCCAGTCCCAGCCCTATCTCGACAAATTTGCGGAAGAGAGAAAGCTCAATCTCGTGGGCTTCGGAAAGATCCATGTGGAGCCTCTGGGATTCTATTCCAAAAAGTACAAGAAAGTCGAGGACATCCCCGAAGGGGCGACGATTACGATTCCCAATGACCCCACAAACGAAGGACGGGCGCTGATTCTTTTCCACAGCAAAGGCCTGATCAAGCTGAAAGATCCGACGAACCTCTACGCCACGGAATTTGACATCGTGGAAAACCCGAAGAAGTTTGTGTTTAAAACCCTCGAGGCGGCGCAATTGCCGCGGGCCCTCGACGACGCCGACGCGACAATCATCAACGGCAACTACGCGATCCCCGCGGGGCTCAAACCCGACAGAGACGCGCTGTTTCTGGAGGATAAAGATTCGCCCTACGCCAATCTCTTGACTTCACGTCCCGGCGACGAAAACAAAGAAGACGTGCAAAAGCTTGTGAAAGCGCTTCAGAGTGAAAAAGTCCGGAAATATATCCTTGATAATTACAACGGAGGCGTGGTACCGGCCTTTTAG
- a CDS encoding DUF3089 domain-containing protein: protein MTKEAKEQGTNAQTQNRNRDLGIAGWVQMLMLFILFHTPMWGKTFTPYPDGLSYDDRENWSLFEHSPTKPYDAFIIPPTMIFDAEKPRYIDIKDEIYLSGVAEFKSVAVDTVFKDTPFNLYMPKYRQLNPGTLTDEAKLRQFWQDIQNDGLLPIRDVLNAFDYYLKNVNHGRPFVIFSHSQGSVTNAAILALYLPRYVTKAQQRQLIASYLVGIGLTDLVLQSTIYQASTSPTDVNTIVSWNTATKSEVQNKYRITWGDKTTRAVNPLTFTSDRAYVEAARNPMSFLRWFESDKLVGKAGLTGAQIVKSPLSSGDVVLVDIGEADFLTPEQIASEDDYDLGYTHHWDISLFAESVRENLILRAKALEKTKANQ, encoded by the coding sequence ATGACGAAAGAAGCCAAAGAACAGGGAACGAACGCGCAAACGCAAAATCGAAACAGAGATCTGGGAATCGCGGGCTGGGTGCAAATGCTTATGCTTTTCATCCTGTTTCATACGCCCATGTGGGGCAAAACCTTCACCCCCTACCCCGACGGGTTATCTTACGACGACAGGGAAAACTGGTCCCTCTTCGAACATTCGCCCACAAAGCCCTACGACGCCTTTATCATCCCGCCGACGATGATCTTTGACGCGGAAAAGCCGCGCTATATCGATATCAAGGACGAGATCTACCTCTCGGGTGTGGCGGAATTCAAGAGCGTCGCCGTGGATACGGTGTTCAAGGACACGCCCTTTAATCTCTATATGCCCAAATACCGTCAACTCAACCCGGGCACGCTGACCGACGAGGCAAAGCTCAGGCAATTCTGGCAGGATATTCAGAATGACGGTCTGCTCCCGATCCGGGATGTGCTGAACGCCTTCGATTATTATCTGAAAAACGTCAACCACGGTCGCCCCTTCGTGATTTTTTCGCACTCCCAGGGCTCCGTGACCAACGCGGCCATTCTGGCCCTCTATCTCCCGCGCTACGTGACGAAGGCGCAGCAGCGTCAGTTGATCGCGTCTTACCTCGTGGGGATCGGCCTGACCGATCTGGTGTTGCAAAGCACCATTTACCAGGCCTCGACGTCTCCAACCGACGTCAATACCATCGTTTCCTGGAATACGGCGACGAAATCCGAAGTCCAAAACAAATACCGGATCACCTGGGGCGATAAAACGACCCGGGCAGTAAATCCTCTTACCTTTACGAGCGACCGGGCCTATGTGGAAGCGGCGCGAAACCCCATGTCCTTTCTCCGCTGGTTTGAATCGGACAAGCTTGTGGGAAAAGCCGGTCTGACCGGCGCCCAAATCGTCAAGAGTCCGCTGTCTTCCGGGGATGTTGTCCTCGTGGATATCGGAGAAGCGGATTTTCTGACGCCGGAGCAGATCGCCTCGGAAGACGACTATGATCTGGGCTATACGCATCATTGGGACATTTCCCTCTTTGCCGAAAGCGTCCGGGAAAACCTCATTTTACGCGCCAAGGCGCTGGAAAAAACAAAGGCTAACCAATAA